A portion of the Deinococcus terrestris genome contains these proteins:
- a CDS encoding DinB family protein, whose protein sequence is MTNTATATIVSLEEFLIYWQGHRALTRRVIEVFAEDQLFTFSAAPPMRPFGVMAWEIHQVSELTLNGLLTGKWPEPDWREGVSKDRAELLKAWDALSGRLEREFLKVDLAFFPQTHTLPWGEMTGWAAAIYTIDNEIHHRGQGYVYLRALGIEPPAFYER, encoded by the coding sequence ATGACGAACACCGCGACGGCAACCATCGTCTCGCTTGAGGAGTTCCTTATCTATTGGCAGGGCCACCGCGCCCTGACCCGCCGTGTGATTGAGGTCTTCGCGGAAGATCAACTGTTCACCTTCAGTGCCGCGCCGCCCATGCGCCCATTCGGGGTGATGGCCTGGGAGATTCACCAGGTCAGCGAGTTGACCCTGAATGGTCTGCTGACCGGCAAGTGGCCCGAGCCCGACTGGCGGGAAGGCGTCTCTAAGGACCGCGCCGAACTGCTGAAGGCCTGGGACGCGCTCTCTGGGCGGCTGGAACGGGAGTTCCTGAAAGTGGACCTCGCCTTTTTCCCACAGACGCACACGCTTCCCTGGGGTGAGATGACCGGCTGGGCCGCCGCCATCTACACCATCGACAACGAGATTCACCACCGGGGCCAGGGCTACGTGTACCTGCGGGCGTTAGGAATCGAGCCTCCC